The Primulina eburnea isolate SZY01 chromosome 6, ASM2296580v1, whole genome shotgun sequence genome contains a region encoding:
- the LOC140835433 gene encoding uncharacterized protein → MSNELQRWFEKGVNADDIDGHLQELYIEPKRPLRHVTTKELMKSCLRERASLHENGVRMIGLIENLVGLDLGIPNKLSTNILLLSLSSTFDEFLGNFNMNKLEDIRRVGQYVD, encoded by the coding sequence ATGTCAAACGAGCTGCAGAGGTGGtttgagaaaggtgtaaatgcTGATGACATTGATGGTCACCTACAAGAGTTGTACATTGAACCAAAGCGTCCACTTAGGCACGTTACTACCAAGGAGCTCATGAAATCATGCTTGCGAGAAAGGGCCTCGCTCCATGAGAATGGCGTGAGGATGATTGGGCTTATTGAAAATTTAGTGGGCTTGGACCTTGGTATCCCCAATAAATTGTCCACGAATATTCTATTGCTGTCACTTTCATCGACGTTTGATGAGTTTCTGgggaacttcaatatgaacaagttgGAGGACATCCGTAGAGTTGGTCAATATGTTGACTAG